The following coding sequences lie in one Arachis hypogaea cultivar Tifrunner chromosome 4, arahy.Tifrunner.gnm2.J5K5, whole genome shotgun sequence genomic window:
- the LOC140184077 gene encoding uncharacterized protein, with product MVITIILANANLHRTLVDQESSANILFKTAFDKLGLQEKELRAYPNSLFGLGDTPIQPLGYISLHTTFGKETRSRTLNIDYIVVNVSSAYTTLIGRTTLNQLTAVISTLHIWMKFPTPGGIATIKGDQKLVRRCYNKSLNLKGNPRGE from the coding sequence atggtcattactattATACTCGCCAACGCTAACCTCCACCGAACATTGGTAGACCAAGAAAGCTCCGCGAATATCTTGTTTaaaaccgccttcgacaagctcggcctacaagaaaaagagctcagagcctATCCGAATAGTTTGTTCGGACTTGGAGACACCCCAATTCAACcactaggatacatctcgctgcacaccacctttggaaaagaAACTCGGTCAAGGACACtgaacatagactacatcgtagtcaatGTGAGCTCAGCTTATACTaccctcataggtcggacaacgctgAACCAGCTCACCGCAGTAATCTCCACTCTACATATATggatgaagttcccaactccaggAGGGATCGCCACGATAAAGGGAGACCAGAAGCTTGTGCGACGTTGTTACAACAAAAGTTTGAACCTTAAAGGAAACCCCAGAGGAGAATAA